The Candidatus Hydrogenedentota bacterium genome includes a region encoding these proteins:
- a CDS encoding transglutaminase domain-containing protein: MKKALLVMAAMTTLPSLCAAQPGALDALLGENWYGVYMNGQKAGYSTSRVSRDDQGRVHVVEDAKFQVAMSGSRQDMRVFSERVYTADGALIEIISEVVDPAQVSRFHAMVSDGELLLESTVGGVVKETTLPAPNETVNDALHLGLWARGTPQVGDVINFSVFEPLYAQEVAGVSRVVGVEERVFNGVPTKVYHVRTAIDLMAIDSQSFVTETGLTLEDEVAGILTQRLEPEDIAKDVSYSNDVIVSNAALVETPVQDPRNRERLRLALRGPVNENHTFNDDRQRMANRGDHYEFLSRRADLDAFEPALLPVTEEGVIRHLKPTAFIQSDHPKLLEKAREIAGEEKNTLEISRRLCKWVHDNVRSSFSARLSNALEVLEHREGDCTEHSVLFIGLARAAGIPAREVAGLIYIGGAQPGFYFHQWAAVWVGRWVDVDPTFDQPAADATHVKLAEGDLYRQARIIPIIGNLKIEVLPDDGPDLFAEAAAAEAAAQPDEKGAGEPEPESAGADAPAAEKAGG; this comes from the coding sequence ATGAAGAAAGCCCTGCTGGTTATGGCGGCCATGACAACCCTCCCGTCCCTGTGCGCGGCGCAGCCCGGGGCGCTCGACGCGCTCCTGGGCGAGAACTGGTACGGGGTCTACATGAACGGCCAGAAGGCCGGCTACTCCACCAGCCGGGTGTCCCGGGACGACCAGGGCCGCGTGCATGTGGTGGAGGACGCGAAGTTCCAGGTGGCCATGTCGGGGTCGCGGCAGGACATGCGGGTCTTCTCGGAGCGGGTGTACACCGCCGACGGCGCGCTCATCGAGATCATCTCCGAGGTGGTGGACCCCGCCCAGGTCTCCCGTTTCCACGCCATGGTGTCGGACGGGGAGCTGCTCCTGGAGAGCACCGTCGGCGGCGTGGTGAAGGAGACCACCCTTCCCGCGCCGAACGAGACGGTGAACGACGCCCTGCACCTGGGGCTCTGGGCGCGCGGCACCCCCCAGGTCGGCGATGTCATCAACTTCTCCGTCTTTGAGCCCCTCTACGCCCAGGAGGTCGCCGGGGTCAGCCGCGTCGTCGGCGTGGAGGAGCGGGTGTTCAACGGCGTCCCCACAAAGGTCTACCACGTGCGCACGGCCATTGACCTCATGGCCATAGACTCCCAGAGCTTCGTCACCGAGACGGGCCTCACCCTGGAGGACGAGGTGGCCGGCATCCTCACCCAGCGGCTCGAGCCCGAGGACATCGCGAAGGACGTCTCGTACAGCAACGACGTCATCGTGTCCAACGCCGCCCTGGTGGAAACGCCCGTGCAGGACCCCCGCAACCGGGAGCGCCTCCGCCTCGCCCTGCGCGGCCCCGTCAACGAGAACCACACCTTCAACGACGACCGCCAGCGCATGGCGAACCGGGGGGACCATTACGAGTTCCTGTCGCGGCGCGCGGACCTCGACGCCTTCGAGCCCGCCCTGCTCCCCGTCACCGAGGAGGGTGTGATCCGCCACCTCAAGCCCACCGCCTTCATCCAGAGCGACCACCCTAAACTGCTGGAAAAAGCCCGCGAGATCGCCGGCGAGGAGAAGAACACCCTCGAAATCTCGCGGAGACTCTGCAAATGGGTCCACGACAACGTGCGCAGCTCCTTCTCCGCGCGCCTGTCCAACGCCCTGGAGGTGCTCGAGCACCGCGAGGGCGACTGCACCGAGCACAGCGTCCTGTTCATCGGCCTCGCCCGCGCGGCCGGCATCCCCGCACGCGAGGTCGCCGGTCTCATCTACATCGGCGGCGCCCAGCCCGGCTTCTACTTCCACCAGTGGGCCGCCGTCTGGGTCGGGCGCTGGGTGGACGTGGACCCCACCTTCGACCAGCCCGCCGCCGACGCCACCCACGTCAAGCTCGCCGAGGGCGACCTCTACCGCCAGGCCCGCATCATCCCCATCATCGGCAACCTCAAGATCGAGGTGCTTCCGGACGACGGCCCCGACCTCTTCGCCGAGGCGGCCGCCGCCGAAGC